GTTCGCGGACCACCCCGCGATCAGGATGCCCAGGGGCGCCAGGGAGAACGCCGCGAGGATGAACAGAATCCCGAGGTCCAGGTTCGCGACATACAGGCCGCTCGACCAGGGCAGCGCGGCGAAGACCATGAGCGTCGTCCCCGCGATCCACGCAGGTGCGACGTTGAACATCATGGAGTCCGCCGTGGCAGGCACGAGGTTCTCCTTCTGCAGGAGCTTCATCCCGTCGGCCACGTTCTGGAGGTACCCCCAGCCCTTGTGCGTGGGGCGGTCCCTGCGACGGTTGAAGGGCCAAAGGGGCAGGGACCAAATCGAGATCATGATCCCGTAGCGGTCCTGGAGGCGGCTGTACACCTTGCGCTCCACCCACATCATCGTGAGCAGGTTCAGGAGGACCGCCCAAATCGTCATCACGAGGACCATGACGAGCCACGTGAGGGCGGTCAGAACCGGCGGCGAGGCGAGCCATCCGCCGAGCGCATGAAGCGGATCGTTGATCGGCGGGATCACGAACCCGATCGCGTAGAGGATCTGGTCGATGATCCAGATGATCGCTCCCGTCAAGATGTAGCAGGACCCGAAGAGGCTGGGGATCAGGGGGGCGCTCATTTGTCGATCTCCCCCACGCAGACGTCGATGGATCCGAGGATCGCGAC
The Thermoplasmata archaeon DNA segment above includes these coding regions:
- a CDS encoding NADH-quinone oxidoreductase subunit H is translated as MSAPLIPSLFGSCYILTGAIIWIIDQILYAIGFVIPPINDPLHALGGWLASPPVLTALTWLVMVLVMTIWAVLLNLLTMMWVERKVYSRLQDRYGIMISIWSLPLWPFNRRRDRPTHKGWGYLQNVADGMKLLQKENLVPATADSMMFNVAPAWIAGTTLMVFAALPWSSGLYVANLDLGILFILAAFSLAPLGILIAGWSAN